The nucleotide window CGCCCGCCGCATCATCAGGTGCCCGTGTCTCCACGCTCGCGCACATAGACGGCAGCCTCATGCCTCGGCTCGGGGTCGGCGACAGGCGCCAAATCGCGCAGACGCTTCGATCGAGCGCCGATGATAATCTCCCGAAGCGTCAGCAAGATTACAGATATGACAAATGGTCCGATATAATAGAGGACACGGAACAGCAGCATGCCGGCGAGCAGTTCCGCCCGGTCCATCTGCCAGAGGCCGACCAGCATGGCGGCATCGAAGACGCCGAGCCCGCCCGGCGAATGGCTGGCGAACCCCAACAGCGTCGCCGAGACGAAGATCACCGCGACGACGACAAAGCCGATATCGGGCTCGTCCGGCACCAGCATGTACATCGCCAGCGCACAGAAGCCGAGATCGACGATGCCGATGGCGATCTGCAGGAGCGTCAGCGGGCCGCCCGGCAGGGTGACCGTCCACGGTCCGCGGCCGACGCCGCGCGGCTGGGCCCAGACCCAGGCGACATAGCCGACCAGGGCAATGAGGATTCCGAACGCTGCAACGCGGTTGAGCCAGGCCGGCAGTTGATCGATCGCGGCGGCGGCTTCCGGATGGTAGGCAATGCCCAATCCGAGCACCGCGGCATTGCCGAGCCAGAAGGTCAGCCCGGCCAGGAAGCAGATCTTGGCGACGTCGATCGCGTTCAACCCCCAGGCCGAATAAATCCGGTAGCGCACCGCGCCGCCGGTGAAGACGCTGGCGCCGACATTGTGCCCGATCGAATAGGAGGTGAAGGCGGCCAGCGCTCTGATACGGTAGGGTACGTGGTGCTGGCCGATGGCGCGGACGGCGAACCAGTCATAGAAGGTGAGCGTGAAATAGCCCGCCGCCACGAACAGGGCGGCCAGCGCGATCCGGCGCGGCTCGGTGCCTTTGATGGCGTCGATCACCTCGTTGGTGTCGATGCCGCGGAGCATGTGATAGAGCACGTAGCACGCAACGGCGATGACCGTGACGCTGATAAGGACCCCGAGCTTATGCAGGACCTGTTTCTGGCGCAGAAACGAAGTTGCCCTGCGTATTGCTTCCAGCATCTACACCTCGAATTGCGCTTCTGCGACGACGGCAATGGCGCGAACCCCGCCGCCGCTACGCGGCTCCCTTGCCCCTCTGGTAGCGCGTTTTGGGCCGGAGTGGAATTCGCCTGACGACAATAAAACGCGCTGCTTCAAGATATTAGGCGTGGTTGATGACGGCGGTAGCGCAGTTTTGCTGCCTTCCCGCCGCCCCGCAGCGGTTCCGGAGCATAGCAGGGGCTGGTCAACAACCCGTGACAGTGATGGCGGTGAAGCTGGCCGGCGCATGATGCACTCAGGCCGGCGGCGCACTGCGCGAGACCACCCAGTCGCGCAACCATGACCCGACCGCACAGCCGCAGAGGTAGAGTGCGAACATGATCAGGCCGAGGTCGAGCCAGTAGCCGAAACGGCCGGGCACGACGCGCGCGAGCGCGGCTGCGACCAGTGCCGCGACCAAAGCCGAAAGCGCCCACCGCCATTTCCGCGAGATGCCTTCGCCGTGCTGAACCACGGATATCCAGCCCATGGCGAAGCCGAGCAGCACCGATGCCAAGAGCCAGCCCCAGTAGAATGTGGTCAGATAGGCCATGCTTACTTCACCACGAAATCGATGCGACGGTTCTGCGCCTTGCCCTGGTCGGTCTCGTTACCCGCAATCGGCTGCGTCGAGCCGTAGCCGACCGCACTGAACCGGTTGGCGGGTAATCCCGCCTTAACCAGATAGTCGGCGACCGCCTGCGCACGCTTCTCGGACAGCGCCTGATTGGCCGCCTCGTCGCCATCGGCATCGGTGTGCCCGGCGATCTCGATATTGGCGGCCGGACAGCGCAACGCGGTTTCGATCAGGCGGTCGAGGAGGCCTGCGGAATCGGCGACGATGTCAGCCTTGCCGGATTCGAAGCGGATTCGGGCCTTGCCGAGCAGTTCGGTAAACAATTGCTGGCAGACCGTCGCATCCACCGGCGCCGCGGCCGGCTTGACCGAGATTTCAGGCTTGAACTGCCAGCCCTGCGGAAAGTCCTTGCCGAGGCCGACGCGGATCTGACTGGCGGCGGCTTCATAGAGCGCATCGCCCGACAGCTTCACCTCGCGGTCGGAGACGACCAGCGTACCGGTCGACAGCCGCGACAGCGCGCCGAGCGCGGGCACCACCGCATTGGCGAAGCCGGTGGGCGCACCGACGCTCGGCTTGAGATTATCGACGACTTTTTCCTTGAAGAACTTGCGTCCTGCCGCGGCCACCAGCGCGGCGTGAACATTGTTGTCGGGCACGTTGCCGGTCAGCGTCAGCGTTACCGCGACGGGATCCTTGTAGGCCTGGAAAATGTACGGCGGTGCCTTGATCTCGTTGGCTACGACTGAGAAGCCGTCAGGCAGATTTTTCAGCGCGGCGGCGATGGCTTCGCGGCCGCCGAGTTCGCGTGCCATGCCCGACAGGCTGACTTTGGTGTCAGACAACGTGATCTTGCCGTCCTTCAGCTTGCCGATCTGGTCGATCAGCAGCAGCGCGGCATTGTCGAAACGCGGTGGCGCCCCGCGCGACAGATTGGTCCGGTCGACCACTTCGACGCCACCGAGGCTGGCGCGCGCCGCCTCCAGCAGCCGGCCCTTGCTCGCCGGCAGGGGCGAACTGCCCGACAGCGTGACCCGCACGACGTCGCGTTCAGCCGACCAGACGAACGGCTTGGCTTCGGGAACGAGCCGGGTTTCGTCG belongs to Bradyrhizobium icense and includes:
- a CDS encoding lysylphosphatidylglycerol synthase domain-containing protein, translating into MLEAIRRATSFLRQKQVLHKLGVLISVTVIAVACYVLYHMLRGIDTNEVIDAIKGTEPRRIALAALFVAAGYFTLTFYDWFAVRAIGQHHVPYRIRALAAFTSYSIGHNVGASVFTGGAVRYRIYSAWGLNAIDVAKICFLAGLTFWLGNAAVLGLGIAYHPEAAAAIDQLPAWLNRVAAFGILIALVGYVAWVWAQPRGVGRGPWTVTLPGGPLTLLQIAIGIVDLGFCALAMYMLVPDEPDIGFVVVAVIFVSATLLGFASHSPGGLGVFDAAMLVGLWQMDRAELLAGMLLFRVLYYIGPFVISVILLTLREIIIGARSKRLRDLAPVADPEPRHEAAVYVRERGDTGT
- a CDS encoding OmpA family protein; this translates as MRGLFRWSSKWWPGVIPLVIFWAIAAWTSTERLEADVTQRSAAALKDTILDKRRISVAGRDVTLAADAFSEDGRQSAVASVEAVPGVRLVNDETRLVPEAKPFVWSAERDVVRVTLSGSSPLPASKGRLLEAARASLGGVEVVDRTNLSRGAPPRFDNAALLLIDQIGKLKDGKITLSDTKVSLSGMARELGGREAIAAALKNLPDGFSVVANEIKAPPYIFQAYKDPVAVTLTLTGNVPDNNVHAALVAAAGRKFFKEKVVDNLKPSVGAPTGFANAVVPALGALSRLSTGTLVVSDREVKLSGDALYEAAASQIRVGLGKDFPQGWQFKPEISVKPAAAPVDATVCQQLFTELLGKARIRFESGKADIVADSAGLLDRLIETALRCPAANIEIAGHTDADGDEAANQALSEKRAQAVADYLVKAGLPANRFSAVGYGSTQPIAGNETDQGKAQNRRIDFVVK